In Hippoglossus hippoglossus isolate fHipHip1 chromosome 11, fHipHip1.pri, whole genome shotgun sequence, the sequence CCTGTCcacctccccacacacacactaggtgATATTACttcaacatgacaacatgaacCCTGTGTGCAGACAGCGCGGCCTCCTCCGTGCAGGACCACTCTTTGGTACCGGACCATATCCCCCGCTCGgtaaaacatctaaaaaagGACGAGCTCTTTATTTCTCACCTGCTGGGGCGGAGGCGGTGTGCTGGTCTGAACAGTCTCCGTTATCGTCTCACTTGATGTCCCGGGAACCTCCGCCATCCCTGGAGCTGCTGTGCTAACGCTATCGTTAGCTAGCTTTCAGGTGTACAAGAAGAAACTTGTAATGTGGTGTCGTTATGGCTGGAGCCGCTCAACTCGGTTCTTTGGaccacacacagctgtacgTGGAGGGCTGCTGACCTGGCGACTCGGACGTGCTGAACACCTTAGTGAGGTGAGGCCAACACAAAGTCAAGCTGCCAAGTGGGTTGGGGAGATACAGTCAAACCGGAAACCTAATGATTCCACGTCCCAAAGAAATGATCAGCCGTGTCTCACAAACGAACGGATAAGTCACGTCAAAACACGATGATAcccaataatataatatatgtgaGGGAAAAGTGGCCGGCTCATTCGTATTGCATTTTGGGTTGACCTCTTTTTAAAGTATCATTTaaagggattttatttttcaaatctaGGCACGTTTGTAATTTGATTAACTTGACAGCGGTAGTGCTGAGGGGAAGTTATTTCCAGACGGACAGAAGCTAGTTCCGGTTGTCCGTATGTCAAAACCCCCCCGCCtggaaatgtcatgtttatttCGAGAGCGGAAGaaatgatatattattacaGCAGAGTAACATGAATTCGAGCTGTTATTTTAAGACGTCATACAGTGACACACTGTCTATATACAACcaacaaacactgcagaaatGTTTCGCGGTTTTACAACGACAAAATTAAAAGGTCGTGACTGACACCTGAGCACTCAGTGTATTGACAACACAGTAAGTAAACGGGGCTGTAGTTGAAACCAGGAACTGTCCTTGCAGGTTGACGTATGCCACGAGTTGCTCGTTTATGAATTAGTTTGTCTGAATGAGAAGAACCGACTCTTTCACGACGCGGAGATTGTTCTCTGTTCGTGTTCAAGATGTGGAGGGCAGGTCGTGTCCTCCGCGTGAGGCTAGTGAGCAGAGGAGCCGCCAGACTCTGTTCGAGTAATCCACCAAACACTTCACCATCCTCTAAATCTCCTCCTCGGGTCCAAGCTGAGAAGCAGAGGCGTAGACGAGAGCGGGAACAGGCCATACTGTCAAGTCAGCACAGTGTAAGTAGGAAAGTAAACCCTGCAGATACTTCCACCCAAGAAACATGGAATCTATAAACCCTGAAGCACCTCAGCATCCAAATTTAATCCTGAAATTATATCAGAGAATAATTCTATTTGATTCCGTAATCACCTGTTAAAGCTAAAGTTCAGGCGAAAAATCGGGAGGTGATGTTGGGTTCAGACATGGGCACCATAACAGGGTCCTCCTACAGTTGGTGGTGTTTTATTGTGCACCCAAAGTTCCATCACTTCTCTCCTATTAACCAGATAAAGGTTCAAAGGTTCAAAggctttattgtcatatgcagaAATAACAACTTATCAATGCAATGACATTCTTAGTTCTGTTGTCTCTGCCCGGTGCCGTCagttattaaaacaaaatatataaatacaaaagcCAGAAACATCcaaagaaaaatggaaacatttaattatgtatacatatatgtacTGGAAACTAAGTTTGAATCATAAATATAAGGGATAAGAGATAAACAGCTGAGGTAGCTAAAGGTGATTTTTAGTGGCTTGGAGATGTTAGTCTTATGGCTTGGGGGTAGAAACTGTCCTTGAGCCTGTAAGTCCTGCATTTCACACTCCTGTACCGTCTGTCAGATGGAAGGAGTGTGAAGAGGTGGTGCTGGGGATGTGTGGGATCTCTGATGGTGCTCCGGGCTCTTCTGAGGACCCTCTGCTGATAGATGTCCTGCAGAGATGGGACGGTCGTTCCAGTGATGTACTGGGCTGATTTGACCACTCTCTGCAGGCGTTTGcggtctgtttgtgtgctgttgCCATACCATGCTGTAATTAGCTCTGtcctttgtgaagttatttttGATTAATGGTGGCCATGTTTTTCCACCAATCCTCctaattaataatataaatttgTATCTCAGTCTCCCAAGGCTGCAAAATCCAAAAGATTCTATTCAGTttactgtttacattttaatatcaaacaCTCTAGACAATTGATCTGTTTCGATGTGGATTTTTCTTCCAGCCTGCTGAGGATAAACCAGTAAAATGGACTGAGAAGCAGAGGATCTTGTACACTGCTCCAACTCTTCCTGGCACAAAGAAAGGTGAGTGACCTCTTTTCACTTCTGTTGGATTTTTCCATCAACAGCTACACATTGTGTGTCTCCGTAGACTTAGGCACGTTTTTTTTCCCTTATTCACAGACACCAGCCTGCCATTCCCAACCTCATACAGTCCAGAGTATGTGGAGTCCAGCTGGTATCAGTGGTGGGAGAAAGAAGGATTCTTCAGTCCAgagcaacatgtcaggaactATAACAACACTCTAATGCTGAtgtcattcatttaaaaaaaggaatggCCTTTATATATGAAGTTTATAAATGACAAATCACTCAACATGATTTGTGACTGTAAAAATGGATGACTAGTTAGATCTCAATGTGTGAAACAGAAACGGTTTGCGCTTaaactttgtctgtttctcatcTGCTTTCAAACTCAATTATTGTCACGTCCATACAGGAGAGATTACCTCACGCTGTGGATCGGACCTTCTCTCTGTGCATCCCTCCACCAAACGTGACTGGTACTCTGCACCTGGGCCATGCTCTGACTGTAGCTGTAGAAGACGCTCTGGTTCGAAGGTGAACTGCCAACTACATCTGCAGCATGTTGTGTGAAACTGTAAATCTGTTGTCACTTATTCAGAAGTGAGTCCCATTGGGAGTGCTGTCTGTGGACGTAGCAGTAATATATCAATTTATAATCCACCAGGAAAAGGATGCAGGGCTACAGAGTGCTTTGGGTTCCAGGATGTGACCATGCAGGTATTGCAACACAGGTATGACaactccctcttttctttctcattcaTGACTATGGAGAATTTAAAGGATAGGTTCATATTTTCAGGagtctcctgctcctgctgttcCTACCGGCCTGGAGAAGGGTGTTTCCTTTGTCAGTTCTAGTAGAAGTGGTTAGCGACAAATCCACAGTTCATATGATGAAAACCAGATGAGAATCCGCAATATGAAGCATCCGCACTGTGAATTCAGATAAAGTGATTATCTTTAAAGGTTGCAGTCTTTTCAGGACAAAACTCCCTTTTTGTCCACTTTATTAGTGATGTGATGTAGCAATGAGTCACTGTGTTTGGAAGCACAAAAATGGGAATACACCAAAAAGCGAATGCAACTCTGATTTGACTCACTCACATGGCACTCACACATCGGCATTGCATTAATGCTTTACAATGTGCGTGCCTGACAATTTGCCTAACAATATGTTGTGTGCTCAGGACACACAACATAGCTGGTTGTCGAAAAACAACTAGAGCATTGCGCTTCTTTGCTGACCTTGTAGCGATGTAAGCTTGGTTCcccagctgcctctgcctcctctctccagcaggagctttattttcttaaatgtgatttgattggctggtgcctgtGCTGCTTGTTTTAGCTTTTCCCAACTTGtactacacacaacacaagcaaagcAAAGCTATGGATCACAATGCAATATCAGCAATGCATAACGTCATCCCATTCAAAGTAAATGAGCAGCTTACTCTAGAATGCATGGGATGAAGACTGTGGATTTTATCCAACATCACTTACAATGGAAAAGCCTCAGGAGAACTTTTCACAGCAGGAATGATTCTAGCAATCAATAGCAAAATCAACGTTTGGTACATATCTGTAAGAAGGTATTACAATATAATTAAGTGGTAATTTAAGTTTGTCTTCATCTATTCAttacttcattcattcatttaatgaTCTTTATGCATATCTGCTACAGATTCTTGCAAAAACCTTAAGTCTTTGTGAAGTGATTGTACTACATTTGACTGAGCCTCTATATGCTGAGGAGTGCTGCAGTGAGGTCTCCATTTCCTGTGTGATAGACTGTGGTGGAGAGAAGACTGCTGAGGGAAGAGGGGAAGCATAGACACGACTTCACCAGGGAGGAGTTTCTACAACAGGTGTGGAAGTGGAAGAATGAGTAAGTCTCCACATTCACTTCATCACTTTTTGTCTGCTATTTGGTCAACGCATAATTTGTTTCATGCATCATCCACCATGTCTCAGCAAAGGAGAAGAGATCTACAGACAGCTGAGGAGCCTCGGTGCTTCTCTGGACTGGAGCAGAGCCTGTTTCACCATGGATCCAGTAAGACAGCGTGCACCCACATCACTATTGTTTTCCACCATGTGACACGTGAAAGTGAGTCAGAAGacttagttatttttattagaGGGTAATTATCTGTatcaatatattatttatagagTATAGATACTTTATGTGTTATATATTTAAGTTAATAAACCTCAATCTGCTATTAAGAACTTATATATTACCTTAGCATGATCCTCTTGCATGGCTTAGTATATCGAAGTGTAACATTGGTAGTGACTAGTGATTAATCAacttttataataatgttaCACTAAGCTGCTCATTAGGTCAGTTTTTACTGTTAATTTGATTTTATCCCAGTGTTTCAGCCGGGCTGTGACTGAGGCCTTCGTCAAGCTGTGCGACTTGGGTCTGATTTATCGCTCAGAGGGTTTGGTCAACTGGAGCTGTGCACTGGAATCTGCCATCTCTGACATAGAGGTGaaacagcttcacacacactatacactaTACactatacactatatatatttatatatatatgtgtgctctgtgtgtgtgtgtgtttgttatatacagtatactgtgGGACCTCAGTAAGTtcatcaaagaaagaaagattagCACCATCAAAGCTGGTCGAAATGTcataattgaatttaaggaagTTGTGGGACATTCAGGATTTAATAACAGAGAGGCAGCTTGTGATATTTGTTAGGCTTTGTAAGGATCCGTGGGTTCTAACTGCATGTAGAAAGCTGGTATAAGCTGGTGAGTGAACCTTGAGATTCAAGAGTCAAGATTTTTAGGGGTGAAACTACTGTTTCCAAAGTCAAGAATGAACTTTGACACTTAAGTGATgtcctttattttgaaagaacatTCTCACATTGCTAAGATAAGTATAGGAAATATTTTCAGTCTTATTGAATTTTTTAACGTGATTCCTAGAAAAGATTTGGATAAGCTTGACAAATACACCGAAGAGTGTCGACCTGTTGCCTCCATCAGAAAATCACAACAAAACCTTTAAcctattatttatatttccatctATTATTAAGGTCCATCTCCAATGCCAAAGACAGTTCTATGCcaataacacaaacagcaggaggaggtcTTAAAACAAAAATGCCCTGTAATCCTCTTGTCGACACAGCTTTTAGCATTTCTCTTATTTTACCTACTGACTGTACATTGTTACACAAGAATTTTGTTCCGTATTTTGAGCAAATGATACATGTATGTTAACATTAGGTTGTGGATTTGTTGTCAGGTTGACTCAAAGGAGCTGTCTGGGCCGACCATGTTGTCTGTTCCTGGTTATGAAAACAAGGTTGAGTTTGGTACAATGTTTACCTTTGCTTACCCCATAGATGACCACGGTGAGGATTTGTGACTTATTGGAAGTATGACACAAGTTGTGCCTGGACATGGTCTGTTATTTGTTGTACTACGATTTTCCTCTACCTTGTATTTTAGATGAAGAGGTGATGGTGTCCACCACCCGTCCTGAGACTATGCTGGGAGATGTAGCTATTGCTGTTCATCCAGATGATCCTCGTTATCAGGTTAGTACTCAATTCTGACTGAGGTTTGAAAGAAGGTAATGCAGTCTTTGAATCTCATTGAATGTAGACAGGGGTACACCTCTTTAgggaatattaatattaataaatctataaaaataAGGAAATTGGACATCAAAGGAATATGGCAATATTCATCAGGCTTTTTCAGCCCAAATAGACCAAACTGTACAACATTAATAGGCTGTTATTACCATGCTGCAACatcattttttggggtttgCTGGAAATAATATTGAATTGGGTGTGACGCAAAACCAGAGCAACAATGATATCTCAAAGGGTTAATTAAAGTGTTTACCGCTAGTAGGAAGAAAGAGATAAGCTCGGATGCaaacttgtacttttacttatataaataatataacagaaaaaaattatCAGGTTTCTTGTAAGCAGATAAAGGAGAGAACAGCTTCCTCTTTTTGTTCAGTAATTTAGAGACTGAATGTTATACTTAAACTATAATAGAAGAGTAGCCAGCGTCAGAGCAGACTCTGTGGAGTCGCAGGGTGCAGAACAGCCTTTGTCTTTCTGGTCAAGGCTCACAGATATGAAACACTTATCATCTGAATTACAACCACTAACAGATTTCTCAGTACACAAGTGAACCTGTGGTGTGATAACAATCACTTTGAGTCACATTTAAATCCaaatattttattcactttttcacttttatatTATTGTGTCAATATATActcacatagacacacaaatactcaaatgcactttattttgttgttttagccTGAATTTAAAAGGTTAACAAGGGAGATGGGCTGCAAGTTAACTTCAGCAACATGTTGAATACAAACATTACGTTAACTGCATTGCCCCTCCTTGTATAAGAGTTTATTGCAATTTCCCCAAATGtaaactaacaaataaacaatgattTATATGTACGTGTACATGTATGTAAGGATAAGGGGAGAGGATATGGATCAAATCTACAATggtcagtggtggaggaagtactcacgatcgacacaatcttcagacccaagttcacaaattttcaaaataagagctaTATATAGTTTGTGAAGCTGTTTCACCTCTATGTCAGAGATGGCAGATTCCAGTGCACAGCTCCAGTTGACCAAACCCTCTGAGCGATAAATCAGACCCAAGTCCCAAGCAGCTTAGTGtaacattattataaaagtTCATTAATCAGGACTCACTGCCAATGTTAAACTTTGATATACTAAGCCATGCAAGAGGAGCATGCTAAGgtataaagcattacagcaacaaaatgaacgttgtgcttttacttcgAAGACAACTGACCACTGCTGTGGTCTATCAGAgaacgtagaagaagacatgttcaagcTATACTGCAGACAAACTGTTAGCATACAGCCCTACACCCACTAAACttatcatgtgtccaaataGTACCAAACTCTGCACTCTTCCCTTGGCAATTTACAAAAGACATGCCAAGTATGAAgttgataagatgaacggtagacagacagacagacagacatttgtggaattagtaggtagatgtCTCATCTCATAgttgtactttatttttatacatgACACTCATTAACACAGATGTGCTGTGCTCATATCTCTTTATTTTGTCCACTTTTAGGCTGTTAATGGGAAGCAGTGCAGACACCCCTTCACCAACAGACTCCTGCCCATCATCACTGATTCTATGGTGGACATGGAGCTTGGAACAGGTGATAGCAACACTCCCTTTGATTCAGCGTCGTCAAAACAGCTTGTCCATTATGTGGATTTGTTCATGTTATTTTGTCCATCCCTGGACATGCTGCATGAATGCTGCTGCTCTCATATTATCTGAGCTGCTTGTGTCCAACTGTCTGTGTTGCATAGGTGCAGTGAAGGTGACACCTGCTCATGACCACAGTGACTTCCTGCTGTCACAGAGGCATTCACTGCCACGCCTCACTGTCATTCGAGGAGATGGCACCATGACACCCCCCTGTGGCCAGTGGCTGGAGGTGCGTGGACCCCACTGTTATTATCATGTCAATACCATATGAAGTCTTTGAGGAGATGTGATTACTGAGGGATCTGCAACTTACAAAATACAGGCAATGTTGTTCCTGTGGTCAGTGGTAGTATATGCACTGACTACGTTTGTGTTGCTATGTGTCCTTTAAGGGAGTGAAGCGTTTTGATGCCAGGCAGTTTGTTGTGGATGCACTGGTTGAGAGGAAGCTtttcagaggaaagaagagTCATGCCATGACTTTACCCGTCTGCAGGTAGAGGAAAATCCACACATACACCAGACTTTCCTTGTGTGTGCTTCATACAGAAGTGTGTAGCTTAACACTTCTTCACAAAAGGCAGCCTGTCCAGTCAGTGAGTTTCCAGCATTTCTTGTCTTTAACATCTAGAAAGGGTCGATAACACTGCAGCATGACTGCAGTCTGTTTGTGGGGGGATGCAATGAAAATTGCACATGCTCTGTTGACCTCTGTACAAAGGATGAGCACGGCTTTTTTTCAGGCTCTTTTTTTTGCCAGGATAATTTTCTATTTTGTGGATTCTCTCATTTGACTTGTCACAGCCGTTCAGGAGACATCATTGAACCTCTTCTAAAGAAGCAGTGGTTCGTCCATTGTGATCAAATGGCTAAAAAAGCTGTACAGGTAGGTTGGGAGCTGTGAGCTGTAGATATATATGTCAACTTTCATATCTATAAGAGTTTTTAGTTGTATCACATACATATATCACATACTGTACTTTCAAGTACCCATGTCAGGCTCCATCATGTTAACAGAATGAAGAATTTAGTAGCTAAGTGAAATCATCTCACTCTTGAACTCTCtgacaacatttatttaacacttACACGTGACTTTGTGGTTTGCTATCAGGCAGTGGAGGACGGACAGCTGCAAATCATCCCTGACTTCTACACCAAGACCTGGAAGACGTGGCTGTCCAACATCAGGTAAACAGTTCTGACCTTTGCCTTGGACAAACTGAATGAGTGTGTACATTGTTACTGGTCGGACATGTGCATGAAATGACACCACTCTAATGATGAATGAGCTTTTGTTTCAATACATGGGTTCCTAACAATATCCCACTGTTTCCTTTGCAGTGATTGGTGCATTTCCAGGCAGCTTTGGTGGGGTCATCAGATCCCTGCTTACCAAGTGGAGCTTCCCAATTGTACTGACACAAAAGAGGTTTGGTCTTTGCATCGTTTATGTTTAGAATAATTGATTTTAAATAGATAGAAgaatagacagagagagagagagagaattttcCCAGTGAtgttgtttggtgtgtgtgttaattgttGTAGGAGCGGTGGGTTTGGGGACGGAGCGAGGATGAAGCGCGACAGAGAGCTGCTATCAGATATGGAGTGCGTCCGGAGGCCGTCACTTTGACTCAAGGTGATTCACCAGTCTTACGTGTGTCACTGAATCTGTCATGGTGCTGTATCAGCTGATGAAAACCTTACTCTACCCCTCACCTTCTGAAggggaaacaaaacagttttcagtgttttttacaCATGTTAATGCTGCTAACAGTGCTACTGCTTATGCTATTGGTTTTACCACAGCTACGAACACTTTTTGTACCACCACGACTCTACCAGAGGCTAAACACCGCTTTGACACAGCTTATTTTAAAAGGCCATTTTAGCTGAACTCAGATAAATCAGTGTATCAGCCAATAagtaacaaaacaaattcacagaAATACAAAGCATATGTTTGAGGTCATATTAAAACTACATAGATTTACAGAAAACACCGATATATAGAAGTAAGTGACtgacaacattaaaatgaagtCATGTAATTTACATGAAATCAAAATTATAAACTTTATCAACAAATCCTCTAGTATCCTCCTAAAAATAACACCATGTCACCACGTCATCAAATAGGCATATAATGTGTAAACTAAACTTAAAATTGAAATAagacatttattcatttatatccACATATATTCATaaattgatatatatttttttcatttgattttattctttcaaTATAGTAATGCCAAAATGTATAGGCTGTGCATACGAACCCTTTTTGTCGTTACATTACTAGGCTTGTGATTGAGGTCTGGTATTCTGGTCCTACTCTGATACAAATGAcattcatgtaaatacacacatgtatttctttgtttcttacATCCACAGACCCTGATGTCTTGGATACGTGGTTCTCCTCAGGCCTGTTTCCCTTCGCCATGCTTGGCTGGCCAGAACAGGTACACTTCCCCCAGCCACCTAATTTATTCAGTAAACATCCCCATACATTgtaatacatgtattttaattATGAATCGTTTTGTAGAGGGGGTTGGTGGGTGCCATGCTGTAAACCAACAAATGTGTCCCCTTGACAACCTGTCAGTTCTGCCATTCTCTCTCAGCCACCCCCACACAGAGAGTGCTGCTTGTGCAGACAGataatttgtgtgtgcaggtgtacTTCCTATAGTTAGTGCTGCTGTCTAAATAGCAGGATCTGCATTTTATTGTTAAACATTGAAACTGCCTGCGAGATTTGTGAGGGCATGACACAAAGCaaagcaggaggagcagggagatgATCGGAGATGGCTCAATCTTACCCACAGGCAGGCAGAATGCACTATAAGCTCAGTATACTACTGTCACTGTGTGCTCATGCAACAAGCATATCCTTCTCTACTGAAGCATTATGTGAGGGGACCCCCATCACCCCTTCCCATGAGAATCAACAAAACGCCTACTGATTATACCCCGCACTTCACTTCCCACAGACCACTGACCTTCAGCACTACTACCCCATCTCTATTCTGGAGACAGGCAATGACCTCATCTTCTTCTGGGTGGCAAGAATGGTAATGCTGGGCACAGAGCTGACTGGACAACTGCCCTTCAAGCAGGTACTTAGTTCATAAAACCTCAACACAAAACTACATGCAAACTCTTTTGTTGAATCCCAGTCTCAGCCAACGCTATCGTTTTCCTCTGTTCGTTTTCCTCAGGTGCTGTTTCACTCTCTGGTGAGAGATAATCATGGAAGAAAAATGAGTAAATCTCTTGGAAATGTCATCGACCCATTAGATGTAATTCATGGAGTGTCTCTGGAGGTAGGTAGCATGTGGATTTAGCTCAGGAGCCATATTACTATAAATGAATTGATATTTGTCACACTTGTCAGCAGGAGATTCATTCAGATGTTAGAGACGTCctcaacacacccacttgcttGCAATGAATCCTCCTGTGGATCTCATGCTGTGTTCTTACATGAGCTCATTCGGACTTCATCCGGACTTTATATACTAAAGAGCCAGCCGGAAAAATTCCACAGAAAGGAGGCTCTCACttagacatttgtgttcacacatataGCTCTctgaagttcagtgcatgtctgaaagcagcttgactGTGTGGCAATGCAAAGGTCATTTGCGTATATGTATCTGAGATTGTTCTGGTACTGCAGCTGGTCATGGTTGTGTAGATGTTGAAATAAGTTGGAGCCAGCACTGAGCCCATGGGAGTCTCTTGTTCTGGACCCTCCATCTACTTTGTCTGCCATCCATTTCCACAAAGAATTGGAAATTGAAAACCAGCGACTTTATAATGTGGACTATCTTGTAGTTCTGGACCATTCTGGCTACCTTCAAGAGAAGTGCCCTGTGATCCACTGTGTTGTACGCAGCTGTGAACTGTGACAAAGACTGCGCAATTTATTTGCTTGGTCTCAAATCCGTCCACGATGTGTTGTGCCAGGCTAAGTACCTGACTGCAGCGGGATCAGCTTGGTCTACTGAGAGGTGTTCTTCAACAGTTTGAAGTAGACGGAATAGGATTATGCGTTCATATATTGTACATGATACATTATAAGGATATTGGCTGATAACTTTTGGGAGATGCTGGGTCAGTAAATCCATCACCTTTGCTTTTTTCTATATCTTTGGGATTTGGTAGACTATCGCACAGGTGTTTAATAACAACAGGAGCCAACCTTTAGTTTTATCCCCAAAATGTGAGGTGTTTCATTGCCGCATTCAGTTCTTCTAAGGTGAACAGTTCAAAGTTTCTGTCACAGTTTTGCATGATGTGGCCCAGtcctgtttccttttctttagaTATCCCCTTTCTTTATTGTTAGGCTTTCCATTCAGCAGCAGTTATTGTGCTACTTCTTTGCCGGTAATGGCAGCTATTCTTCTCTGTTCCTTTTCAGAGTTCAACTTTTTGATAGTTGCCCAGGCTTATTTTGCTTTTAAGAGTCAAATCTATGCTGGATTGGTTATATCCACTAAGGATGATGCACTCTGGAAGGATGCATTATCCTTTGGGTCATGAAGAATCGTGAGGTCGTGGGTCAGGGCCCATACCTCCACTGCTACCCCAGACGGTATTGTGGCTGTTAAAGTCACTACAACAAGGCActcatttattttgcatcaaAAACACTGGACTTTTGAAAAAGATACATTTATAACTTCCATTCTCAGACGTAGGAGCTGATGAAAAGTGAAGGGAGCTTATATTCTCTGGGATATGAGAAGAGTAATGCTGTCAGAGGGCTGATAAGTTGCAAAGTTACAGTGTAGCTGATAGTTGTGAATAGGTAACAGCCCATTTAGACTGATGTCTGGTGCGTTTTCCTCAAAAGTCATTCTGCTGTGAATCACATTCccttatatttgtttttcctccaagAGACTTCAGGAGAAAGTGATGGAAGGGAACCTTGACCCCAGGGAGCAGCTGGTTGCCATAGAAGCACAGGtcagctcttctctctccttATCTGAATGTGTTTCTAGCTGACTGAGCACACTCATTACTTCCTCACTTATCTGTCTGCTACATCTTCTTCCCCACAGAGGAAGGACTTCCCTAAGGGGATCCCTCAGTGTGGAACGGACGCTCTGAGATTCGCCCTTTGCTCACACAAGATGCAGGGTGAGTGACTCTCTGCTCTGTCAAAAGAGACCATTTGTCAGAGAGAATGAATGTGTGgagctgtgtgaatgtgaaacacTGTTGCAGGAAAAGAAGATGGGATACAACTTTAACTAGACTGAAAGAGCGAGATAAGTTGTGAGGGACTGTAGTGAAGAGCTGACAGGACTACTGATTGGTTTGCCCAAATCTTTTTCATTCGCTGGTTGTCTGTTACCTTTGGCAAGAGATCTGCAATGCGTCTCCTTAAAAGTTGGAGTAACAGATTATGTATTTGAAGGCTCATCTGCTGCTAAAACACTGCACAACAGTTTATAATACTCACAGAGGACATAAATTCTGGAAAGTTATCACTGCAGCAttgaatttattattaatgGTGATGTTTGCCTTGCAAACATCaccattaataataaataaattgttaataA encodes:
- the vars2 gene encoding valine--tRNA ligase, mitochondrial, which gives rise to MWRAGRVLRVRLVSRGAARLCSSNPPNTSPSSKSPPRVQAEKQRRRREREQAILSSQHSPAEDKPVKWTEKQRILYTAPTLPGTKKDTSLPFPTSYSPEYVESSWYQWWEKEGFFSPEQHERLPHAVDRTFSLCIPPPNVTGTLHLGHALTVAVEDALVRRKRMQGYRVLWVPGCDHAGIATQTVVERRLLREEGKHRHDFTREEFLQQVWKWKNDKGEEIYRQLRSLGASLDWSRACFTMDPCFSRAVTEAFVKLCDLGLIYRSEGLVNWSCALESAISDIEVDSKELSGPTMLSVPGYENKVEFGTMFTFAYPIDDHDEEVMVSTTRPETMLGDVAIAVHPDDPRYQAVNGKQCRHPFTNRLLPIITDSMVDMELGTGAVKVTPAHDHSDFLLSQRHSLPRLTVIRGDGTMTPPCGQWLEGVKRFDARQFVVDALVERKLFRGKKSHAMTLPVCSRSGDIIEPLLKKQWFVHCDQMAKKAVQAVEDGQLQIIPDFYTKTWKTWLSNISDWCISRQLWWGHQIPAYQVELPNCTDTKEERWVWGRSEDEARQRAAIRYGVRPEAVTLTQDPDVLDTWFSSGLFPFAMLGWPEQTTDLQHYYPISILETGNDLIFFWVARMVMLGTELTGQLPFKQVLFHSLVRDNHGRKMSKSLGNVIDPLDVIHGVSLERLQEKVMEGNLDPREQLVAIEAQRKDFPKGIPQCGTDALRFALCSHKMQGEDISLSVSQVLSCRHFCNKMWQTLRFTLGVLGHITAPVASLEETTPLSSMDRWICSRLYSTVLQCEQAFEAYELHTVTSALYSFWVHSLCDVYMEHVKPVLVQDEGAVVQPDTEGSDSTRHVATSVLYHCVSVSLALLSPFMPFITEELWQRLQPFRHGAASQTSLSLQPYPCSSQLAHWHFPEEESAFLLIQEVIRTARSLRAQCGMTKDKPAMWAVCSPSQAQVLLHFGSAVWTLSRTSCLHIYCPQGSDNLHSTPPPEGSLIGVVDHSCQLHLHVQSGVNVEKQILQLSQRRDKLVPKLKEILCKVQSPNFLTKVPAHVRQKVDHKMSALQQELKTIEDQLKMLQENQTTAGRQN